The proteins below are encoded in one region of Bosea sp. BIWAKO-01:
- a CDS encoding acyltransferase: MPIIDVDFGDDVVVSHPDLVNLYGCTIGSGTRIGPFVEIQRGSRIGRRCKISSHSFICEGVVLEDQVMIAHGVMFTNDRMPRAAGPGGSREAQAWAQEATVVRRGASIGSNATIGCGVEIGTFAVVSCGAVVLRDVPARAVVAGVPASVIGHSGANATAPRLFETVLGETS, translated from the coding sequence ATGCCCATCATCGACGTGGACTTCGGTGATGATGTCGTCGTCAGCCATCCCGATCTCGTCAATCTCTATGGCTGTACGATCGGCTCGGGCACGCGGATCGGCCCCTTCGTCGAGATCCAGCGCGGCAGCCGCATCGGCCGGCGCTGCAAGATTTCCTCGCATTCCTTCATCTGTGAGGGGGTGGTGCTCGAGGATCAGGTCATGATCGCCCATGGCGTGATGTTCACCAATGATCGGATGCCGCGCGCGGCCGGCCCGGGGGGATCGCGAGAGGCGCAGGCGTGGGCCCAGGAGGCCACGGTCGTGCGCCGAGGGGCGTCGATCGGCTCGAATGCCACCATTGGCTGCGGGGTCGAGATCGGAACCTTCGCCGTGGTCAGCTGCGGCGCAGTCGTGCTGCGTGATGTGCCGGCCCGCGCGGTGGTCGCCGGGGTCCCGGCCAGCGTCATCGGCCATTCCGGCGCCAACGCCACTGCGCCCAGGTTGTTTGAAACCGTGCTGGGGGAAACCTCATGA